The Halogranum gelatinilyticum genome includes a window with the following:
- a CDS encoding histidine kinase N-terminal 7TM domain-containing protein: MTWQSTPAVLVLFVAGLAALSWAVYGFASRRPHGDAHVTVLSLLCLAVAGWAFGYGVQLSATDFRTQLAVYKLLHVAAAFVAPLWFLFGVAYEGRSGLPSRRRVALLCVVPVVLLLALPTNPGSLVLTAASQQSVGGLVTLVTDSGPLYQLFLAYSYVLLLVGCGLVGRHALRSAPHVRGQATLVLAAALVPFAVSVLDTFDVPPVGTLPINLTPVSLSLSVVVFGLAVFRNRLFDPTPVARTTVFETMREGVVVVAADGRVVDVNPAARTLLDLPDDVVGRQASSVVPGVESGDGASVDAELVVCPEDGSGERHTLQVTRSPLDPDGTAGGSVLLYHDVTEREAHRRLLERRNDRLDTFTTTISHDLRNPLSVISGYVALTRDTGNLDHLDTVDRTVTRIADFLDDLLTLARQGRTIGDPVRVSLAALVDETVAAAETELTVEATTDRDLLADPDRLRQVFENLLHNAADHGGATTVRVGDLPDGFFVEDDGTGISAEKRETVFDYGYTTSAGGSGFGLVIVREIVEAHGWEIAVTEGSTGGARFEVTGVDSMTPIAASLSTEPPRTEPSQASAEESGVDD; this comes from the coding sequence ATGACGTGGCAGTCGACACCGGCAGTGTTGGTGTTGTTCGTAGCGGGTCTTGCCGCGCTCTCGTGGGCGGTGTACGGCTTCGCGAGCCGACGGCCACACGGCGACGCGCACGTCACGGTCCTGTCGTTGCTCTGTCTCGCCGTGGCCGGCTGGGCCTTCGGCTACGGCGTCCAGCTCTCCGCCACCGACTTCCGGACGCAACTCGCCGTCTACAAGCTGCTCCACGTCGCGGCGGCCTTCGTCGCCCCGCTGTGGTTTCTGTTCGGCGTCGCCTACGAGGGACGGTCCGGACTGCCGAGCCGTCGCCGCGTCGCCCTCCTCTGTGTCGTCCCGGTGGTGCTGTTGCTCGCGCTCCCGACGAATCCGGGGTCGCTGGTCCTGACCGCCGCCTCCCAGCAGTCGGTCGGGGGTCTCGTCACGCTCGTCACCGACAGCGGCCCGCTCTATCAGCTCTTCTTGGCCTACAGCTACGTCCTCCTCCTCGTCGGCTGCGGGCTCGTCGGCCGCCACGCGCTCCGGTCGGCCCCGCACGTCCGCGGGCAGGCGACGCTCGTGCTCGCCGCGGCACTCGTCCCCTTCGCCGTGAGCGTGCTGGATACGTTCGACGTGCCGCCTGTCGGCACGCTCCCGATCAACCTGACGCCGGTGTCGCTCTCGCTGTCGGTCGTCGTCTTCGGTCTCGCCGTCTTCCGGAACCGGCTGTTCGACCCGACGCCGGTCGCCCGGACGACCGTCTTCGAGACGATGCGCGAGGGCGTAGTCGTCGTCGCCGCCGACGGTCGGGTCGTCGACGTCAACCCGGCTGCACGGACACTGCTTGACCTCCCGGACGACGTCGTAGGACGACAGGCGTCCAGCGTCGTCCCTGGCGTCGAGAGCGGCGACGGTGCCAGCGTCGACGCCGAGTTGGTGGTGTGCCCCGAGGATGGGAGCGGCGAACGACACACGCTGCAAGTGACGCGCTCACCGCTCGACCCCGACGGGACCGCCGGTGGGTCGGTTCTGCTCTACCACGACGTGACCGAGCGGGAGGCACACCGGCGGCTGCTCGAACGCCGCAACGACCGTCTCGACACGTTCACCACGACCATCTCCCACGACCTGCGTAACCCGCTCAGCGTCATCTCCGGCTACGTCGCACTGACGCGCGACACGGGGAACCTCGACCATCTCGACACCGTCGACCGGACGGTCACCCGCATCGCCGACTTCCTCGACGACCTCCTCACGTTGGCCCGCCAGGGACGGACCATCGGCGACCCGGTCCGCGTCTCGCTCGCGGCACTCGTCGACGAGACGGTCGCGGCCGCCGAGACCGAGCTGACCGTCGAGGCGACGACGGACAGAGACCTCCTCGCGGACCCCGACCGGCTCAGACAGGTCTTCGAGAACCTGCTCCACAACGCGGCCGACCACGGCGGCGCGACGACGGTCCGCGTCGGCGACCTCCCCGACGGGTTCTTCGTCGAGGACGACGGGACGGGAATCTCGGCCGAGAAACGGGAGACGGTGTTCGACTACGGCTACACGACGAGTGCCGGTGGAAGCGGCTTCGGACTCGTCATCGTCCGCGAGATCGTCGAGGCCCACGGCTGGGAGATCGCGGTCACCGAGGGGTCGACGGGGGGCGCGCGCTTCGAGGTGACGGGCGTCGACTCGATGACCCCGATTGCGGCCTCGTTGTCGACGGAACCGCCACGGACGGAGCCGTCGCAGGCGTCCGCCGAGGAGAGCGGAGTCGACGACTGA
- a CDS encoding DUF7385 family protein, translating into MTRLDVSDGFDVHDYRTKLKLVKQDRGTMYLENREDCLCPACDRPFERLFVSEQSEVTFNSAPNGPICLARTDDQLLVLTH; encoded by the coding sequence ATGACCCGCCTCGACGTCTCCGACGGCTTCGACGTCCACGACTACCGGACGAAGCTCAAACTCGTCAAGCAGGACCGCGGAACGATGTATCTGGAGAACCGCGAGGACTGTCTGTGCCCCGCTTGCGACCGACCGTTCGAACGACTCTTCGTTTCCGAGCAGTCGGAAGTGACGTTCAACAGCGCGCCCAACGGCCCGATCTGTCTCGCCCGCACCGACGACCAACTGCTCGTCTTGACCCACTAG
- a CDS encoding NAD(P)/FAD-dependent oxidoreductase produces MSTDRDRVVVVGAGVSGLAIARELAPDHDVLVLDKGGVAADTSSRASGMISLSLEPFPDGWAEFALEEFRALDGQGVFSFTEEETVRLVPESESERYTDDAPDGGEFLARDELEARYPDSFGDLSAYGGGLVYDGTGYLDALDYAMTLKWAAETAGAGVFRDHEVTDLRVEDGQVTGVETEYGPIDADHVVYATGWKTRDLLAEYVELPVRPLRWNALVVEPDEPLPPDCPLGSEPTMRVYWRPTRRGDVLIGGNEHLLADPEGTEMAVDEAFHDMVMEEIAPLLNGVAEGTVRREDCCPTADCASPDGLPIIDAPEEAPDGLALVTGLHGRGVMLSPVTGRAVRSLVTGEDAPFPTGEFELDRFDDRSADFEYRSHWN; encoded by the coding sequence ATGTCGACAGACAGAGACCGCGTCGTCGTGGTCGGCGCGGGCGTCTCGGGGCTGGCTATCGCCCGCGAACTCGCCCCCGACCACGACGTGCTCGTGCTCGACAAGGGCGGCGTCGCCGCCGACACCTCCTCGCGCGCCTCCGGGATGATCTCGCTCTCGCTTGAACCGTTCCCCGACGGCTGGGCCGAGTTCGCCTTGGAGGAGTTCCGCGCGCTCGACGGGCAGGGCGTCTTCTCGTTCACCGAGGAGGAGACCGTCCGACTCGTGCCCGAGTCAGAGAGCGAGCGATACACCGACGACGCACCCGACGGCGGGGAGTTCCTCGCGCGCGACGAACTCGAAGCCCGCTACCCCGACTCCTTCGGTGACCTCTCGGCCTACGGCGGCGGTCTCGTCTACGACGGGACCGGCTATCTGGACGCGCTGGACTACGCGATGACCCTGAAGTGGGCGGCAGAGACGGCCGGAGCGGGCGTCTTCCGCGACCACGAGGTGACGGACCTCCGCGTCGAGGATGGGCAGGTCACGGGCGTCGAGACCGAATACGGCCCGATCGACGCCGACCACGTCGTCTACGCGACGGGCTGGAAGACCCGCGACCTCCTCGCCGAGTACGTCGAACTACCCGTGCGGCCGCTCCGGTGGAACGCGCTCGTCGTCGAACCCGACGAGCCGCTGCCGCCGGACTGCCCGCTCGGCTCGGAGCCGACGATGCGGGTCTACTGGCGACCCACTCGTCGGGGCGACGTCCTCATCGGCGGCAACGAACACCTCCTCGCAGACCCCGAAGGGACGGAGATGGCCGTCGACGAGGCCTTCCACGACATGGTGATGGAGGAGATCGCGCCGCTGTTGAACGGCGTCGCGGAGGGGACAGTCCGGCGAGAAGACTGCTGTCCGACGGCCGACTGTGCCTCGCCGGACGGCCTCCCCATCATCGACGCACCCGAGGAAGCACCGGACGGGTTGGCCCTCGTGACAGGGCTGCACGGTCGCGGCGTGATGCTCTCGCCCGTGACGGGGCGGGCAGTCCGGTCGCTCGTGACGGGTGAGGACGCGCCGTTCCCAACGGGAGAGTTCGAGCTCGACCGGTTCGACGACCGCTCGGCGGACTTCGAGTACCGGAGCCACTGGAATTAG